The region AGTATTTTCTAAAGTACATTCCATTGAAAAATAACCATCTAAAATATAGGGAGCTTTTACAAATTCAGAACCTTTCAGCTTAACTCCGGCTGCCAAGAGCTTATCACCTTCTCTTGCTGAAATCCGCCCAAGTTTTACAGATAATTCTGATTTCTCATACGGTAAAAAGGTAACTGTAAATTCTTTTTCTTTCATTAACATTGGATAAGTATATCTCTGCTTTTTAATAGCAAATCCAAACAAAGGTGGGTTTGCAGAAAGAGGGGTACTCCAAGCTACTGTCATGGAATTGATAAAAGAGTCACTTTTAACTGTAATCAAACACACGGGCATAACGATTTTTTCACTAAATCGATTGATACTCATATTTATCCCTCCAAAAGAAAATTATACCATAACAATAGAAAAATCTGACATTTTCATTGACAATTTGGAAGAAAAAGTTATAATATAAATATCGATTTCCGATATCGAAATTAGATATATATGGAGGGAATAATTTTGATTGAATTTCAAAACGTTTCAAAAAAGTTCCAAGGTA is a window of Petrotoga olearia DSM 13574 DNA encoding:
- a CDS encoding flavin reductase family protein gives rise to the protein MSINRFSEKIVMPVCLITVKSDSFINSMTVAWSTPLSANPPLFGFAIKKQRYTYPMLMKEKEFTVTFLPYEKSELSVKLGRISAREGDKLLAAGVKLKGSEFVKAPYILDGYFSMECTLENTFTTGDHELVVGKVVAIHENEGSLENLKPLMYLTKDTFSTIDEGKIKKIDTKKVIEEIRKKLKRGVQGD